In one window of Nocardioides panacisoli DNA:
- a CDS encoding AAA family ATPase, with protein sequence MTAPRDLRTALAALHDVATAAGLDTTAARAEGEALAATVAEPSRGAYLDWAAAVDSPGGATAFYDAASNGRRFRVAPTPGMALLALQRSPHAPAYAAALGDVAHAATGLGEGAPRCLGNAATASAAQLVEHAETAPTRLSSAPVGDPVGRVGADSTGVAAAEEAGGPVETAEVAPAPTVEELLAELDALVGLREVKDEIHRQAAVLRVEGLRQRAGLATTTITRHLVFNGNPGTGKTTVARLVAGIYRALGLLSQGQLVEVDRADLVAGYLGQTAEKTSQVVASAVGGVLFIDEAYALTGDQYGSEAVDTLVKEMEDERDDLVVIVAGYPAPMARFIGQNPGLASRFRTTIEFADYTDDELVEIFASMAHGADYDADEDVLAALRTVLSATPRDEAFGNARHVRNLLEAAIGRHAWRLREVEDPSIDDLRTLEPVDLTPDRGEPDE encoded by the coding sequence GTGACCGCGCCCCGCGACCTCCGCACCGCGCTCGCGGCGCTCCACGACGTCGCCACGGCCGCCGGGCTCGACACCACCGCGGCGCGGGCCGAGGGCGAGGCCCTCGCCGCGACCGTCGCGGAACCCTCCCGCGGCGCCTACCTCGACTGGGCCGCCGCGGTCGACAGCCCCGGCGGCGCGACCGCGTTCTACGACGCCGCGTCCAACGGGCGCCGGTTCCGGGTCGCCCCCACGCCGGGCATGGCGCTGCTCGCGCTGCAGCGCTCACCGCACGCGCCGGCGTACGCCGCGGCGCTGGGGGACGTCGCCCACGCCGCGACCGGACTGGGCGAGGGAGCCCCGCGGTGCCTGGGCAACGCCGCCACGGCATCGGCCGCGCAGCTCGTCGAGCATGCCGAGACGGCGCCAACTCGGCTGTCGTCGGCCCCCGTCGGCGACCCCGTGGGCCGAGTTGGCGCCGACTCGACGGGTGTGGCAGCCGCGGAGGAGGCGGGTGGTCCGGTCGAGACGGCCGAGGTCGCCCCGGCGCCGACGGTCGAGGAGCTGCTCGCCGAGCTGGACGCCCTCGTCGGTCTCCGCGAGGTCAAGGACGAGATCCACCGCCAGGCCGCCGTGCTCCGCGTCGAGGGGCTGCGCCAGCGTGCCGGCCTGGCCACCACGACCATCACCCGCCACCTGGTGTTCAACGGCAACCCCGGCACCGGCAAGACCACCGTGGCGCGCCTCGTCGCCGGGATCTACCGCGCCCTCGGACTGCTCTCGCAGGGCCAGCTCGTCGAGGTCGACCGGGCCGACCTGGTGGCCGGCTACCTCGGCCAGACGGCGGAGAAGACCAGCCAGGTCGTGGCCTCGGCCGTCGGCGGTGTGCTCTTCATCGACGAGGCCTACGCCCTCACCGGCGACCAGTACGGCTCCGAGGCCGTCGACACGCTGGTCAAGGAGATGGAGGACGAGCGCGACGACCTGGTGGTGATCGTGGCCGGCTATCCCGCGCCGATGGCCCGGTTCATCGGCCAGAACCCCGGCCTGGCGAGCCGGTTCCGCACCACCATCGAGTTCGCCGACTACACCGACGACGAGCTCGTGGAGATCTTCGCGTCGATGGCCCACGGCGCCGACTACGACGCCGATGAGGACGTCCTCGCAGCGTTGCGGACGGTCCTCTCCGCGACCCCGCGCGATGAGGCGTTCGGCAACGCCCGCCACGTGCGGAACCTCCTCGAGGCGGCGATCGGCCGCCACGCATGGCGACTGCGCGAGGTCGAGGACCCCAGCATCGACGACCTCCGCACCCTCGAGCCCGTCGACCTCACCCCGGACCGGGGCGAGCCCGATGAGTGA
- a CDS encoding toxic anion resistance protein: MTSEGAAAPEPGADALAPGTLTPPDPGITLNAPAAPPRVAETQAPKMAPQVPEEMVPELDEKVDTFLAALSEESIGSPEFAQQAESVRTMGDGDIRRAAETSNRMLDKPVNALQEGAIAEASDVSKTLTALRRTVEDLDPSEATGVKKFWQKLPFTSKVEDYFRKYQSAQGQLDSILHALRGGQDELTRDNVALNLEKANLWATMGRLNQYVYIAERLDARLSARVAELEVSDPEAAAALSKDVLFYVRQKHQDLLTQLAVSIQSYLAIDIIIKNNLELIKGVDRATTTTVSALRTAVIVAQALGNQKLVLDQIDALNTTTSAMIKGTSEMLRENSSAIQEQAASSTIGMEELRAAFANIYATMDSIDSFKVKALDSMSTTIGVLETEVAKSRDYLDRVQQHDQRNATGALDIG; this comes from the coding sequence ATGACCTCTGAAGGTGCTGCTGCTCCTGAGCCGGGTGCCGACGCGCTGGCGCCGGGCACACTGACCCCGCCCGACCCCGGCATCACCCTCAACGCGCCGGCTGCGCCCCCACGCGTGGCGGAGACGCAGGCGCCGAAGATGGCGCCGCAGGTGCCCGAGGAGATGGTGCCGGAGCTGGACGAGAAGGTCGACACCTTCCTCGCGGCGCTGTCGGAGGAGTCGATCGGCAGCCCGGAGTTCGCCCAGCAGGCGGAGTCGGTCCGCACCATGGGCGACGGCGACATCCGGCGTGCTGCCGAGACCTCCAACCGGATGCTCGACAAGCCGGTCAACGCGCTGCAGGAGGGCGCCATCGCCGAGGCCTCGGACGTGAGCAAGACCCTCACCGCGCTGCGCCGCACCGTGGAGGACCTCGACCCCAGCGAGGCCACCGGGGTGAAGAAGTTCTGGCAGAAGCTGCCCTTCACCAGCAAGGTCGAGGACTACTTCCGCAAGTACCAGTCCGCGCAGGGCCAGCTCGACAGCATCCTGCACGCCCTGCGGGGCGGCCAGGACGAGCTCACCCGCGACAACGTGGCGCTCAACCTGGAGAAGGCCAACCTGTGGGCCACGATGGGACGGCTCAACCAGTACGTCTACATCGCCGAGCGGCTCGACGCCCGTCTCTCGGCGCGGGTCGCCGAGCTCGAGGTCAGCGACCCCGAGGCCGCGGCGGCGCTGTCGAAGGACGTGTTGTTCTACGTCCGCCAGAAGCACCAGGACCTGCTCACCCAGCTCGCGGTGTCGATCCAGAGCTACCTGGCGATCGACATCATCATCAAGAACAACCTGGAGCTCATCAAGGGCGTCGACCGTGCGACCACGACGACCGTCTCGGCGCTGCGCACCGCGGTCATCGTCGCCCAGGCCCTGGGCAACCAGAAGCTCGTGCTGGACCAGATCGACGCGCTCAACACGACCACCTCGGCGATGATCAAGGGCACCTCGGAGATGCTGCGCGAGAACTCCTCGGCCATCCAGGAGCAGGCCGCCTCCTCGACGATCGGCATGGAGGAGCTGCGGGCGGCGTTCGCCAACATCTACGCCACCATGGACTCCATCGACTCCTTCAAGGTCAAGGCGCTGGACTCGATGTCGACCACGATCGGCGTGCTGGAGACCGAGGTCGCCAAGTCGCGTGACTACCTCGACCGCGTCCAGCAGCACGACCAGCGCAACGCGACCGGCGCCCTCGACATCGGTTGA